A single window of Paracoccus albus DNA harbors:
- the recR gene encoding recombination mediator RecR gives MAEGSDDIQALIGALARLPGLGPRSARRIVLSLIGRKPGQMIQLAELMARVAKNARPCQRCGNISDHDLCTICADPARQTGEICVVQDVADLWALERGRAFRGRYHVLGGTLSALDDIGPEDLGIPRLLSRIAEEQVTEVILALNATVEGQTTAHYIADALPDGLTVTGLAQGVPIGGELDYLDDGTIIAALRARRQF, from the coding sequence ATGGCCGAAGGCAGCGACGACATACAGGCGCTGATCGGTGCGCTTGCAAGGCTGCCGGGCCTTGGCCCACGCTCTGCCCGCCGGATCGTGCTGTCGCTGATCGGGCGCAAGCCGGGCCAGATGATCCAGCTTGCCGAACTGATGGCACGGGTGGCGAAGAACGCCCGCCCGTGCCAACGCTGCGGCAACATCTCGGATCACGATCTTTGCACGATCTGCGCCGACCCCGCGCGCCAGACGGGGGAAATCTGCGTGGTGCAGGATGTGGCGGACCTTTGGGCACTGGAACGCGGCCGCGCCTTTCGTGGCCGCTATCATGTGCTGGGCGGCACGCTGTCGGCACTTGACGATATCGGGCCAGAGGATCTCGGCATCCCCCGCCTGCTCAGCCGGATCGCCGAAGAACAGGTGACAGAGGTAATCCTTGCCCTCAACGCCACCGTGGAAGGCCAGACCACCGCGCATTACATCGCCGACGCCCTGCCCGACGGCCTGACAGTCACCGGGCTGGCGCAGGGTGTCCCCATCGGTGGAGAGCTCGATTACCTCGATGACGGCACCATCATCGCGGCCCTTCGCGCCCGCCGTCAGTTCTGA
- a CDS encoding DNA polymerase III subunit gamma/tau produces MTESEQNYQVLARKYRPETFSDLVGQDAMVRTLKNAFAASRIAQAFIMTGIRGTGKTTTARIIAKGLNCVGPDGEGGPTTEPCGQCEHCVAISEGRHVDVLEMDAASRTGVNDIREIIESVHYRAASARYKIYIIDEVHMLSTSAFNALLKTLEEPPPHVKFIFATTEIRKVPVTVLSRCQRFDLRRIEPEVMIDLLRRIATAENAGITDDALALITRAAEGSARDATSLLDQAISHGAGETTADQVRAMLGLADRGRVIDLFEMILRGDAAQALAELQAQYADGADPIAVLRDLAEITHWISIVKITPEASDDPTISPDERTRGAALAERLPMRVLTRMWQMLLKSLEEVSAAPNAMMAAEMAVIRLTHAADLPDPEALIRKVQSSQAAGEFSRPAPANGGNGGAQASARGPAQAAPSSRSASAQGGPVAQGGPATALAAVPESIVAAYPDFDSVLDLIRRMRDLPLLVLVENHVRLAKYSPGRIEFVPTNDAPRDLAARLADRLRGWCGGERWAVTIVNEGGGPTIAEIRAEEEARAMTRAAENPVVQAALAAFPGAKIIAAKRVEKPEPAADQPQGQGSATHDDGAGPVAEAEEWDPFEDEE; encoded by the coding sequence ATGACCGAGAGTGAACAGAATTATCAGGTGCTGGCCCGGAAATACCGGCCCGAAACCTTTTCCGACCTTGTCGGCCAGGATGCGATGGTGCGCACGCTGAAAAACGCGTTCGCGGCCTCGCGCATCGCACAGGCCTTTATCATGACGGGGATTCGCGGCACCGGGAAGACAACCACCGCCCGTATCATCGCCAAGGGCCTGAACTGTGTTGGCCCCGATGGTGAGGGTGGGCCGACCACGGAACCTTGCGGGCAATGCGAACATTGCGTGGCGATTTCCGAAGGCCGCCATGTCGATGTGCTGGAAATGGACGCCGCCAGCCGGACGGGCGTGAACGATATCCGGGAAATCATTGAATCCGTTCACTATCGTGCGGCCTCGGCGCGCTACAAGATCTATATCATCGACGAAGTTCACATGCTGTCGACAAGCGCCTTCAACGCGCTGCTCAAGACGCTGGAAGAACCGCCGCCGCATGTGAAATTCATCTTCGCCACCACCGAGATCCGCAAGGTTCCGGTCACGGTCCTGTCGCGCTGCCAGCGATTCGACCTGCGCCGGATCGAGCCTGAGGTGATGATCGACCTGCTGCGCCGCATCGCCACTGCCGAGAATGCCGGGATCACCGACGACGCTCTGGCGCTGATCACCCGTGCCGCCGAAGGATCTGCCCGCGATGCGACCTCGCTTCTGGATCAGGCGATCAGCCACGGTGCGGGCGAAACCACGGCCGATCAGGTCCGCGCGATGCTGGGCCTTGCCGATCGGGGCCGTGTCATCGACCTGTTCGAAATGATCCTGCGCGGCGATGCGGCACAGGCTCTGGCAGAGTTGCAGGCGCAATATGCCGATGGCGCAGATCCCATCGCCGTTCTGCGCGATCTGGCCGAGATCACGCATTGGATCTCTATTGTGAAGATCACGCCGGAAGCTTCTGATGATCCGACGATTTCTCCGGATGAGCGTACGCGCGGCGCTGCACTGGCCGAGCGCCTGCCGATGCGGGTGCTGACCCGGATGTGGCAAATGCTGCTGAAATCGCTGGAAGAGGTTTCCGCCGCGCCCAATGCCATGATGGCCGCTGAAATGGCCGTAATCCGGCTGACCCATGCCGCCGACCTGCCCGACCCAGAGGCGCTGATCCGCAAGGTGCAGTCGTCTCAGGCCGCTGGTGAATTCTCGCGCCCTGCCCCTGCTAATGGCGGCAATGGTGGTGCGCAGGCATCGGCGCGCGGACCGGCGCAGGCTGCGCCCAGCAGTCGCAGCGCATCCGCGCAGGGCGGGCCGGTGGCGCAGGGCGGGCCGGCAACGGCGCTTGCTGCCGTTCCCGAATCGATTGTTGCGGCCTATCCGGATTTTGATTCCGTGCTGGATCTCATCCGCCGGATGCGCGACCTGCCGCTGCTGGTGCTGGTCGAAAACCATGTCCGGCTGGCGAAATACAGCCCCGGACGAATTGAATTCGTGCCGACCAATGATGCGCCGCGCGATCTGGCCGCCCGCCTTGCAGACCGGCTGCGAGGCTGGTGCGGGGGCGAGCGGTGGGCAGTCACCATCGTCAATGAAGGCGGCGGCCCCACCATCGCTGAGATTCGCGCTGAAGAGGAGGCCAGGGCCATGACCCGCGCCGCTGAAAACCCCGTCGTGCAGGCGGCACTTGCCGCCTTCCCCGGCGCGAAGATCATTGCCGCAAAGCGCGTAGAGAAACCCGAACCCGCCGCCGATCAGCCGCAAGGGCAAGGCAGCGCAACACATGATGACGGCGCAGGCCCGGTGGCCGAAGCCGAAGAATGGGACCCCTTCGAGGACGAGGAGTAG
- a CDS encoding GNAT family N-acetyltransferase: MIALSTTPVLETERLILRAPQAADWPVWRDFYMTSRAQYCGGGADITLGHAWRSFGHVIGHWVMRSYGSFAFTLQGDDTPLGMTGPWHPADWPETEIGWTVWTPQAEGRGYAFEAAAAARDFARRDLGWTDIVSYIDADNARSIRLAERLGAIVDPDAAQPKPDEPCLVYRHPKGVA; this comes from the coding sequence ATGATCGCCTTGTCCACAACTCCGGTTCTGGAAACCGAACGCCTTATCCTGCGCGCGCCACAAGCCGCCGACTGGCCGGTATGGCGTGACTTCTACATGACTTCGCGCGCGCAATATTGCGGGGGCGGTGCCGATATCACCCTTGGCCATGCGTGGCGCAGCTTTGGTCATGTCATCGGCCACTGGGTCATGCGCAGCTATGGCAGCTTCGCCTTCACGCTGCAGGGCGACGACACGCCGCTTGGCATGACCGGCCCGTGGCATCCTGCCGACTGGCCGGAAACCGAAATCGGCTGGACCGTCTGGACCCCGCAGGCCGAAGGGCGGGGCTATGCGTTCGAGGCCGCGGCCGCCGCGCGCGATTTCGCCCGCCGCGATCTCGGCTGGACAGATATCGTCAGCTACATCGACGCCGATAATGCGCGCTCGATCAGGCTGGCGGAACGCTTGGGCGCCATCGTCGATCCAGACGCCGCGCAACCGAAACCGGACGAGCCTTGTCTGGTCTATCGCCATCCGAAGGGGGTCGCGTGA
- a CDS encoding GNAT family N-acetyltransferase codes for MSPTQMQIAETDRLILRRSQPQDLKAFIAYYATERSAGNGGPLDELTAWRGFAIELGHWQLHGFGMCTAIDKTSGAQIGRCGIWFPKGWPEPELGWTLYDGAEGKGYATEAATAMRRHAAAQWGLPHLISIIALGNIRSEAVATRLGATVESDWTSPAGRKGRIWRHPKEAA; via the coding sequence ATGAGCCCGACCCAAATGCAGATCGCGGAGACCGACCGCCTCATCCTGCGCCGTTCGCAACCGCAGGATCTGAAGGCCTTTATCGCCTATTACGCCACCGAGCGCTCGGCGGGGAATGGCGGCCCGCTGGACGAATTGACGGCATGGCGCGGCTTCGCCATCGAGCTTGGCCACTGGCAATTGCACGGCTTCGGCATGTGCACCGCCATCGACAAAACAAGCGGGGCACAGATCGGTCGCTGCGGCATCTGGTTTCCGAAGGGCTGGCCCGAACCCGAACTCGGTTGGACACTTTATGACGGTGCCGAAGGCAAGGGCTACGCTACCGAGGCCGCAACCGCCATGCGCCGCCACGCCGCTGCGCAATGGGGTCTGCCGCATCTGATCTCGATCATCGCGCTTGGCAATATCCGCTCGGAAGCCGTCGCCACCCGTCTGGGCGCGACGGTCGAATCCGATTGGACCTCGCCCGCCGGGCGCAAGGGCCGGATCTGGCGTCACCCCAAGGAGGCCGCATGA
- a CDS encoding chorismate mutase: MTDPVARAADLLKEHRDSIDRLDAILVYTLAERFKHTQSVGRLKAEHDLPPSDPAREADQIERLEHLAREADLDPEFARKFLNFVIAEVIRHHEKFQS, encoded by the coding sequence ATGACTGATCCCGTCGCCCGCGCCGCCGACCTTCTGAAGGAACATCGTGACAGCATCGATCGGCTGGACGCGATCCTTGTCTATACGCTGGCCGAGAGGTTCAAGCACACCCAAAGCGTCGGCCGCCTCAAGGCCGAACACGATCTTCCTCCGTCCGATCCTGCGCGCGAAGCCGACCAGATCGAACGCCTGGAACACCTCGCGCGCGAGGCTGATCTCGATCCGGAATTCGCGCGCAAATTCCTGAATTTCGTGATCGCGGAAGTCATCCGTCATCACGAAAAATTCCAATCATGA
- the rimM gene encoding ribosome maturation factor RimM (Essential for efficient processing of 16S rRNA), whose product MSDKICVGAIAGAFGVHGEVRLKSFTTEAADIAGYGPLWTENGERSFTVTLTRPVTGGLGARLSGIATREEAEALKGTTLWAPRTALPNLPDDEFYHADLIGLEVVDTGGKVLGRVRAIFDHGAGDILEIASTPPLLLPFTRQIVPTVDLTAGRIVADPPGSDE is encoded by the coding sequence ATGTCTGACAAAATTTGCGTTGGCGCGATTGCCGGGGCCTTTGGCGTTCATGGCGAGGTGCGGCTGAAAAGCTTTACCACGGAAGCCGCGGACATCGCCGGTTACGGCCCCCTCTGGACCGAGAACGGCGAGCGTAGCTTCACCGTCACGCTGACACGTCCCGTCACCGGGGGGCTGGGTGCACGGCTGTCAGGTATAGCGACCCGTGAAGAGGCCGAGGCCCTGAAGGGCACGACGCTGTGGGCACCGCGCACTGCCCTGCCCAATCTGCCCGATGATGAATTCTACCACGCCGATCTGATCGGGCTTGAGGTCGTCGATACCGGCGGCAAGGTGCTTGGCCGGGTCAGGGCGATCTTCGATCACGGCGCGGGCGATATACTTGAGATTGCCAGCACGCCGCCGCTGCTGCTGCCATTCACCCGGCAGATCGTGCCGACGGTTGACCTGACCGCTGGCCGCATCGTTGCCGATCCACCCGGCTCTGACGAATGA
- a CDS encoding GNAT family N-acetyltransferase, giving the protein MMALPHPPITTDRLTLRTPEARDHAAYSAFFADSEASHFYGGPLLPYQSYGILCRDIGHWALKGFGKFVIEQDDAALGGCGIVHPEGWPGHELTWWLLPAARGQGIAQEASRAVLAWAGTELGWDRVETHFRDENIPARRLTESLGGLRQRRETFPDGIDRDIYAMPTASKVSA; this is encoded by the coding sequence ATGATGGCCCTGCCCCACCCCCCCATCACGACCGACCGCCTGACCCTTCGCACCCCCGAGGCCCGCGATCACGCAGCCTATTCAGCCTTCTTCGCAGATTCAGAGGCCTCGCATTTCTACGGCGGCCCGCTTCTGCCCTATCAGTCATATGGCATCCTTTGCCGCGATATCGGGCATTGGGCGCTGAAAGGTTTCGGCAAATTCGTCATCGAACAGGATGACGCGGCTCTCGGCGGCTGCGGCATCGTCCATCCCGAGGGCTGGCCGGGCCACGAGCTCACATGGTGGCTTCTGCCCGCCGCACGCGGTCAGGGCATCGCGCAGGAAGCCTCGCGCGCTGTGCTCGCATGGGCGGGCACCGAATTGGGGTGGGACCGGGTCGAAACCCATTTCCGCGACGAAAACATCCCTGCCCGCCGTCTGACCGAATCCCTTGGCGGGTTGAGGCAACGCCGCGAAACCTTCCCCGACGGGATCGACCGCGACATCTACGCCATGCCCACCGCCTCAAAGGTGAGCGCATGA
- a CDS encoding LysR substrate-binding domain-containing protein — translation MKEPYIISAAPLLSELVAPALMQIGRREQEAPIIYRSEMDGLDLSGGRTIAIRTGPEPDGDRLAVRWLGRLGIALVATREYIARKGRPATHADLARFEFACIDVLENDTPWAIWLFSHVEAPRRIFRTNEESVVRHAIRSGNCAGFLPISSLIWSPDLCELMPAQDAWIAPLWLYHDRGADEGCRRIGREMADIISRQLS, via the coding sequence ATGAAAGAGCCGTATATCATTAGCGCCGCCCCGCTGCTGAGTGAGCTGGTGGCGCCCGCCCTGATGCAGATCGGCAGGCGTGAACAGGAGGCGCCGATCATCTATCGCAGCGAGATGGACGGTCTGGACCTGTCGGGTGGGCGGACCATCGCGATCCGGACCGGTCCCGAACCCGATGGCGACAGGCTGGCGGTCCGCTGGCTGGGACGGCTGGGCATCGCGCTTGTCGCGACACGGGAATATATCGCGCGAAAGGGGCGGCCGGCGACTCATGCGGACCTTGCGCGCTTCGAATTCGCCTGCATCGATGTGCTGGAAAACGACACGCCGTGGGCCATCTGGTTGTTCAGCCATGTCGAAGCTCCGCGGCGGATATTCCGTACAAACGAGGAAAGCGTGGTCCGCCATGCCATCCGGTCGGGAAATTGCGCGGGCTTCCTGCCAATTTCCAGCCTGATCTGGTCGCCCGATCTGTGCGAATTGATGCCGGCGCAGGACGCGTGGATTGCCCCGCTCTGGCTGTATCATGATCGCGGGGCGGATGAGGGTTGCCGCAGGATCGGGCGAGAAATGGCTGATATCATCTCGCGGCAATTGTCATGA
- the rpsP gene encoding 30S ribosomal protein S16 yields MAMKIRLARGGSKKRPHYAIVATDSRMPRDGRFIEKLGTYNPLLPKDSEQRVQMDMERVQHWLDQGAQPTDRIARFLEAAGVKEKAERKNMKKAQPGKKAQDRIKEREDKAAAAKEAEEEAKRAAEEAKNAPAEEAPAEEAASE; encoded by the coding sequence ATGGCCATGAAAATCCGTCTCGCCCGTGGTGGTTCCAAGAAGCGCCCCCATTACGCGATTGTCGCAACCGATTCGCGCATGCCGCGCGACGGCCGCTTCATCGAAAAGCTGGGCACCTATAACCCGCTTCTGCCCAAAGACAGCGAGCAGCGCGTTCAGATGGATATGGAACGCGTTCAGCACTGGCTGGACCAGGGCGCACAGCCGACCGACCGCATCGCCCGCTTCCTGGAAGCTGCCGGTGTCAAGGAAAAGGCAGAGCGCAAGAACATGAAGAAAGCGCAGCCGGGCAAGAAAGCTCAGGACCGCATCAAAGAGCGCGAAGACAAAGCCGCCGCCGCCAAGGAAGCCGAAGAGGAAGCCAAGCGCGCAGCGGAAGAAGCCAAGAACGCCCCGGCAGAAGAAGCACCTGCCGAGGAAGCCGCTTCGGAATAA
- the ffh gene encoding signal recognition particle protein — MFENLSDRLGGVFDRLTKQGALTEDDVTAAMREVRTALLEADVSLPVARSFVKAVTGKATGAAVTKSVTPGQQVVKIVHDELIKTLQGEGEPDALRIDNPPAPILMVGLQGSGKTTTTAKLAKRLKDREKKKVLMASLDTNRPAAMEQLAILGTQIGVDTLPIVKGESAVQIAKRAKQQATLGGYDVYMLDTAGRLHIDEVLMDEVQAVRDVASPRETLLVVDGLTGQDAVNVATEFDGKVGISGVVLTRMDGDGRGGAALSMRAVTGKPIRFVGLGEKMDALESFDAQRVAGRILGMGDIVALVEKAQEVLEVEQAERMMKRFQKGMFNMNDLRAQLEQMQKMGGMGSIMQMMPGMQKMAKQAEDAGMDDTMIRRQIALINSMTKKERANPAILQASRKKRIAAGAGLEVSELNRLLKMQKQMADTMKKLGKMKGGMLKQAMRAMTGKGGGLPDMADVDPTKMAEASKMLQDPKGLGGQLGGAGLPGGLSGLFGKK; from the coding sequence ATGTTCGAGAATCTTTCCGACCGTCTTGGCGGCGTCTTCGACCGGCTGACCAAGCAGGGCGCCCTGACCGAGGATGACGTCACCGCCGCCATGCGCGAGGTCCGTACCGCTCTTCTGGAAGCCGACGTTTCGCTTCCCGTCGCGCGCAGTTTCGTCAAGGCTGTGACCGGCAAGGCCACGGGCGCTGCGGTCACGAAATCCGTCACACCGGGCCAGCAGGTCGTGAAGATCGTCCATGACGAGCTGATCAAGACCCTTCAGGGCGAGGGCGAGCCCGACGCGCTGCGCATCGACAACCCGCCCGCCCCGATCCTGATGGTCGGGCTTCAGGGCTCGGGTAAAACCACCACCACCGCCAAGCTGGCCAAGCGTCTGAAGGACCGAGAGAAGAAGAAGGTGCTGATGGCCTCGCTGGACACGAACCGTCCGGCGGCGATGGAACAGCTTGCCATTCTCGGCACCCAGATCGGCGTGGACACGCTGCCCATCGTCAAGGGCGAGAGCGCCGTCCAGATCGCCAAACGCGCGAAGCAGCAGGCCACGCTTGGCGGCTATGATGTCTATATGCTCGACACCGCCGGTCGCCTTCACATCGACGAAGTGCTGATGGATGAGGTGCAGGCGGTCCGCGACGTCGCTTCCCCCCGCGAAACCCTGCTGGTCGTTGATGGCCTGACAGGTCAGGACGCCGTCAATGTCGCGACCGAGTTCGACGGCAAGGTCGGAATCTCCGGCGTCGTGCTGACCCGGATGGATGGCGACGGGCGCGGCGGTGCGGCGCTGTCCATGCGCGCCGTCACCGGCAAGCCGATCCGCTTCGTCGGTCTGGGCGAAAAGATGGACGCCCTCGAATCCTTTGACGCGCAGCGCGTCGCGGGCCGCATCCTCGGCATGGGCGACATCGTGGCGCTCGTCGAGAAGGCGCAGGAAGTGCTTGAGGTCGAACAGGCCGAACGCATGATGAAGCGCTTCCAGAAGGGCATGTTCAACATGAACGACCTTCGCGCTCAACTTGAGCAGATGCAGAAGATGGGCGGCATGGGATCAATCATGCAGATGATGCCGGGCATGCAGAAAATGGCCAAACAGGCCGAGGATGCCGGCATGGACGACACCATGATCCGCCGCCAGATCGCGCTGATCAACTCCATGACGAAAAAGGAACGCGCCAATCCGGCCATCCTTCAGGCCTCGCGCAAGAAGCGCATCGCCGCCGGTGCCGGGCTGGAAGTGTCGGAACTCAACCGCCTGCTGAAAATGCAGAAGCAGATGGCCGATACGATGAAGAAGCTGGGCAAGATGAAGGGCGGGATGCTGAAACAGGCCATGCGCGCCATGACCGGCAAAGGCGGCGGGCTGCCGGACATGGCCGATGTGGACCCGACGAAAATGGCTGAAGCCAGCAAGATGCTGCAGGACCCCAAGGGCCTTGGCGGCCAGCTTGGCGGCGCAGGCCTGCCGGGCGGGCTTTCGGGGCTGTTCGGGAAGAAATAG
- a CDS encoding GNAT family N-acetyltransferase, which translates to MAAAQHKAQGLPLPDAPVLETERLLLHVPQLSDFEVFATFYTSPRAESLGGPFDRKEAWSDFASAAGQWLLRGYGFWEITERETGANIGRAGIYHPDFWPEPELGWMLYGNEHEGRGIAQEAAIAARDGASRRFGITAPMSSIEATNTRSIALATRIGATRDGEWETPYGPMLRFRHQTVPA; encoded by the coding sequence ATGGCGGCAGCACAGCATAAAGCGCAGGGCCTGCCCCTGCCCGATGCGCCGGTTCTTGAGACCGAGCGCCTGCTTCTGCATGTCCCGCAACTGTCGGATTTCGAAGTCTTCGCAACGTTCTACACCAGCCCCCGCGCCGAAAGCCTCGGCGGCCCGTTCGACCGCAAGGAAGCGTGGAGCGATTTTGCCTCCGCCGCCGGCCAATGGCTGCTGCGCGGCTACGGCTTCTGGGAAATCACCGAGCGTGAAACCGGCGCAAATATCGGTCGCGCAGGCATCTATCACCCCGATTTCTGGCCCGAACCCGAACTCGGCTGGATGCTCTACGGCAACGAACATGAGGGCCGCGGCATCGCACAGGAAGCCGCCATCGCCGCCCGCGACGGTGCGTCACGGCGTTTCGGGATAACGGCCCCCATGTCCTCGATCGAGGCCACAAATACCCGCTCAATCGCCCTGGCAACACGCATAGGCGCAACACGCGACGGCGAATGGGAAACCCCTTACGGCCCCATGCTACGCTTCCGCCATCAGACGGTGCCAGCATGA
- a CDS encoding 5'-nucleotidase C-terminal domain-containing protein: MNDGNEKKDNACRALSGSAIQLRILATTDLHMNIGIGARRGGLARLAPVIEEQRRCFDNVLLFDNGDLIDGSSLGDELARSGLGPLEVHPAVSALNRLGYDAATLGNHDFAHGVDYLRRAMRDARFSLVLANAGLTEGPAFWSESTIIRRKMTKADGSEAEINVGVFGILPPQTAQWQPGLSQELLTEDIIAASRRAVSALRGRGAEVIVALSHGGIGDGLPKAAENAAGLIAEIDGVDAVIAGHTHEVVVRQATDIRAPIVKAGFGGTHLAAISLWIDGPPMGRHIARSEAEVVEAAQDEADQDLIDAILPSQTEKRLQIPIGSIGENLTSHFSLLGSDAGLRLFEKALRQHVAQHMPRSSHPVLVALAPFRTGGRGGPEHFVNIPAGLIRRGDISTLYPFTNHISVLEMSGAAILDWLERAASIFAHLPHPAGPEESRPLLDENIPGFNFDMIAGLEYEIDLSLPPAFDARGKRINPEGRVRRVRHNGKRVGVSDCYLLVTNSYRLSGTPLYRDLTANRRCILPDAARSRVRDIIARYITETPQHASQHGPFFRLTAPPGTEAWFDTSPDADLQACPFTVKHSEARENGFNRLTISL; encoded by the coding sequence ATGAACGACGGAAACGAAAAAAAAGACAACGCTTGCCGAGCGCTCAGCGGTTCCGCAATTCAATTGCGAATACTGGCTACGACAGATCTGCACATGAACATTGGGATCGGAGCACGACGCGGCGGCCTAGCAAGGCTTGCGCCGGTCATCGAAGAACAGCGCCGCTGCTTCGATAATGTGCTTCTCTTCGACAATGGCGACCTTATCGACGGCTCTTCCCTCGGGGATGAGCTGGCACGCTCCGGTCTCGGTCCGCTCGAGGTCCATCCGGCGGTAAGTGCACTGAACCGTCTTGGCTATGACGCCGCGACGCTTGGCAACCACGATTTCGCCCATGGCGTCGACTATCTGCGCAGGGCTATGCGGGATGCTCGTTTTTCACTCGTGCTGGCGAATGCCGGTTTGACCGAGGGTCCTGCGTTCTGGTCCGAATCAACGATTATCCGCCGGAAAATGACCAAGGCCGACGGGTCGGAAGCTGAAATCAATGTCGGCGTATTCGGCATTTTGCCACCGCAGACTGCACAATGGCAGCCCGGACTGTCTCAAGAATTGCTGACCGAGGATATCATTGCCGCAAGCCGCCGCGCCGTCTCTGCCCTGCGCGGTCGCGGGGCAGAGGTGATCGTAGCACTCAGCCACGGGGGCATCGGCGACGGCCTTCCGAAGGCTGCTGAAAATGCCGCCGGCCTTATCGCAGAGATTGATGGGGTCGATGCCGTCATTGCCGGACATACGCATGAGGTCGTGGTCCGGCAGGCGACCGACATCCGCGCACCTATCGTCAAGGCCGGTTTCGGAGGCACCCATCTTGCCGCAATATCGCTGTGGATCGACGGCCCGCCCATGGGCCGCCATATCGCACGTTCTGAGGCAGAGGTGGTAGAGGCAGCGCAGGACGAAGCGGATCAGGATCTGATCGACGCGATTCTGCCAAGCCAGACGGAAAAGCGTCTTCAGATTCCGATCGGCTCGATCGGTGAAAATCTGACCAGCCATTTTTCGCTGCTCGGCTCTGATGCCGGGCTGCGGCTGTTCGAAAAAGCGCTTCGCCAGCATGTCGCGCAGCACATGCCGCGTTCGTCGCATCCGGTACTGGTCGCATTGGCACCGTTCAGGACCGGTGGCCGCGGCGGGCCCGAGCATTTCGTGAACATACCTGCCGGTCTGATCCGAAGGGGCGATATTTCGACGCTCTATCCCTTCACGAACCATATTTCCGTGCTTGAAATGTCCGGTGCTGCGATTCTCGATTGGCTGGAACGCGCCGCCTCGATTTTCGCGCATTTGCCACATCCTGCGGGGCCGGAGGAATCCCGTCCGCTGCTGGACGAGAATATCCCCGGTTTCAATTTCGACATGATTGCGGGCCTTGAATACGAAATCGACCTGTCCTTGCCACCAGCCTTCGATGCGAGGGGTAAGCGAATTAACCCGGAAGGCCGCGTCAGGCGGGTGCGGCACAATGGCAAGCGGGTCGGCGTGTCGGATTGCTATCTGCTGGTGACCAACAGTTATCGTCTGTCGGGCACACCACTTTATCGCGACCTCACAGCCAACAGGCGCTGCATACTGCCAGATGCAGCGCGCAGCCGGGTCCGCGATATCATTGCCAGATACATCACCGAAACCCCGCAACACGCCTCGCAACATGGCCCGTTCTTTCGCCTCACCGCGCCGCCGGGAACAGAGGCGTGGTTTGACACGTCACCCGATGCTGACCTGCAAGCCTGTCCTTTCACCGTCAAACACAGTGAAGCCCGTGAAAATGGGTTCAACCGGCTTACAATTTCGCTTTAA
- a CDS encoding YbaB/EbfC family nucleoid-associated protein, with product MFKGLGGFGDMAKMMSAAKDMQAKMAEMQDNLSSITVTGESGAGLVKATATAKGELTGLDIDPSIFVASEKEVVEDLILAAIKDAQRRAQERAQSEMSRISQELGLPPDMKLPF from the coding sequence ATGTTCAAGGGACTTGGCGGATTTGGCGATATGGCCAAAATGATGTCCGCCGCCAAAGACATGCAGGCCAAGATGGCCGAAATGCAGGACAACCTGTCCAGTATCACCGTGACGGGCGAATCCGGCGCCGGTCTGGTCAAGGCAACGGCCACCGCCAAGGGTGAGTTGACCGGATTGGATATCGACCCGTCGATCTTCGTCGCCTCGGAAAAGGAAGTGGTCGAGGACCTGATCCTTGCCGCTATCAAGGACGCGCAGCGCCGCGCGCAGGAACGTGCGCAATCCGAAATGTCGCGGATCAGCCAGGAACTCGGCCTGCCGCCGGACATGAAGCTGCCCTTCTGA